GACTTTGAACAGACAAGATGCATTACATTGAAAATGGACAAATTGGGTGATCTAACACTAGTCAAAGTGTTtaaattttactaatttctgtATCAATtcaaaaaagggcaaaaaaccatataatgcaaatattttttgggaaaCTGTCAATGGATACTTGTGGAACTGCATATGAGGTAGTCCCTTCCACAGTTTTGGGGGGTTGAAATGTAGAATGTAGGGCAGAAAATAACCCTAGTCGAGGGTTTAACAAACATAACCATGACCACAATACACTCAAATAATCAGAAGGGAACATGtgctattaaattttttttttttgtggtaagttaaaattttattaaaccaACCCGGAATACAGGTGCTAAGGGGCATATACTCCAGAAAATCAAAAGCACGAAACAACCCTATTACAAGGCAGACATACAAAGAAACtctaagggcttgtttggatgCCACGATAGAAGGGTGTATTGTAATATACACCCTTCTAATACGTGGGCCCTCTTCTATGGCGTGCTTTGGCAGGCCAAAAATAGGAGGGATATCTTAATACCCCCTCCTCCATAACCCCCCCTAATACGCCCTAAGGGGGGCTTACACATGGCTAGGGTGAGAGCCGGCTATGTGGAATCCCCCCTTATAATACCCCCTCTTTCTTCCattcaactacaaaataacTTTATCCCTCCATTTTATacttcatccaaaccaagtattatttaatccccccgtcacatcaatgtggacccaatcttcttacataataccccttactatccaATCCCCCCTTCATACATAATACCTCCAAACCTAATAtctcatccaaacgagccctaagagagaaaacaaaattaaggaACCAAGCACTGGCACAGCTAAGTCCTAGGATCAAGGACTTTGTCACTAAGAGACCAATTGCAGCAAATTAGCCTATTAGCATCCGTCTTCTTAATAGACCTGCAAGTACCAATCAAAGCTCGAATATCTCTTTCAATCTTAGACACAATTACAAAGCTGGCTAGCAATCAAGGTCCATACCACTGTGTCTTTACTCTGCACATTAAGAGGAGAAAGGCTAGCTTGCAGGAGTATGATCAATGATTTCTTCCCTTACAATTGGGTTCCTGCCCCTGGCCCGGCCACTTCCATCGCATTAAGAGCTCTTTCCCATGTTAAACAGAACTCCATCCCCACATCTAAGGTTGAATGGGCGTAAGAGGTGCCAATTATCCACCCATAGAAAGGTCTTCGTCCCACTGCCAAGATTGCACCAAAGGCCTTAGCTTCATAATTTTCCAGATAGATCAAGAAACATTGGGAGGACACTTCATTGCCCAAAAGCTATGTTCTTTGATGACATACTTGTGAACCCAACGAACCCACAAAATATCTTGGAAATTGCCCAGCCCACGCTCATACTTAGGCAGGCATACATCTTCCCATTTTACAAATCTCCCAAAATGGATTTGAAAATATGTCCACGTCAGCATGTGTCAATGTCAACAAGATGGTTAATATATTATCCACTCGCGGAGGGTCTATACAGAAATGGTGAGACAAAAAAGGATTGGAAAAAGACATGCCCCCAAAAGTGGGGGTGGTCAGTAATTTTTAGAACATTTTATGTTGCTTGATGGGCCTAGTTTAATTCCAAATATTGGGCCTTAGCCGTGTTATAATATGTGGCTCTACTTGAAATaatcgtctttttttttttttttttcagaaatgaCAAATTTATTACAACATTTGGATATGaaaaaattcttaatttttaactatttaTTCCATTAATAATATAAGACTTTTTTCTAATTCTATAACATGTTTAGTCAAATAGTTGTTGATTGGGCGTCGTTGAAATCAACAATGAAACCATAGGGAAATTTATAGTCATTTCTCACAGATGAAGATGGTATCTATCATTAAGACGAACCTTATGGAGTGTCAATGAAATTTACGCTATTATAGCTCTACTCTATTATGATATTATTCTTTTATCTTCTCTTTCTCTGAGTGTGTGTATGTGTCGATTGCGTGGGGCCGTGAAACATCTGAGGAAAGAGTTCTAGCTTGCATCATTGTGTGTGTTGTGGAAGGGCATATTTGTCCTAATTGTTATCATTTCAAAGGGGAGATTCGTAAGAACGGTCAAGGTCAACGACCAAGAGAAATGAAATTGTGATACGCACCATTGCTCATAGAATAACGCTTCAATCAATTAATTAAAAATGGAACACTCCATAGGTTAATTCCGAGTCCATATATCGTAGATGCTTAAAATGAACCTTGGAATATTAGGCAGATATATTCAAGcaataacaaacaaacaagagaaaagaagaagaagaaaaaaaccccAACTTGTCACCCCAGAAAAAGGAGTCTTGAAAAGTCCAATGGCATCCTTATTCTGTCTTTCTAGGAGGACTTTGTTGCTCAAAATGGTCCAATCGACTTTCCCTTTGCAAACTGTTGGTTGGAAAGTTTGTTCGGTTTCACCGGCTCCCTTTCCTGACTAATCGTAATgacaagagaaagagagagaattgaaaGGATGGCCAAGTCTACATGGAATTAATACCGTCTTTGTAACAAAATGCAAGCTAGGGACACTTGAGGTTTATATCAATTCTTACATTTCTCTCACATGGCGGTGAGTCCCATTTTCATTTGTGAGAGAAGATATAAAAATGTATATAAACTTGAATGTGTCCCGAGCATCACTGCATGGGtttgcatatatatacatacatacatatatatacacacactatACGGTTTCCACACCTTAGACTTTGATGAAAATGAAGTGCACATGCAAGCGTGTTCTTTAGTCAACATAGTGCCATGACATGAGATTGTAGTGATGATTATAATGTTTCTTTTTCAGTTGAATTTTCTGCATTGGTAGAACACTAATAAGGAAAAGTACTGACATATGCACAGCTCACACGCTTTAAGACCCGATTTTAGGGATTCACATCATGTGAATAATGATTCTGATAATGCAAATTGAGGGGTTAATTATTATATATGTTtaaattgaagaagaaaaaaagaagccaaacaaTCATTTTAGGAGGAGATGAAAGGAAAGTTGATTAAATAAGTTAGAGTTAGTTTGGCCAAAATTTGTGCCACTGACAATTTCGTTGCCGTTATCCAACAACTTTTTAGCTGATATCCAGcgttacccgacagcttggttgccgatACCCAGTAACTTTTTAGCCAATACCCAGttttacccgacagcttggttgccgttacccaatAACTTTTTAGCCAataccaagcgttacccgacagccgatacccagcaactttttagccgatacccagcattacccgacagcttggttgtcgttacccagcaactttttagccgatacccagcgtTACCCGACAGCTTCATTGCAGATGCAATTCGAAACAAAATTGCTCCCAAATTCGGAAGTGGAATGCACAAATAACCTACTCCCTCAagtccctccgtcccataatgtttgtttgGTCTGCAAAACGAGAACGTAAAGATCAtagtacaatttttgcaagaaatacattatttttggaTAAATTACAGAGTAGTCCAAAAACTACCCCTTAATTTCCGGTAAGGAGTATGGCCCATTCATGAAGTGTAGGCCTCTTCTTCTTGGTGGTGCATTTTTGGATTGGACTAAAGTTCTTGAGAATATGGgccaattatttttatttttaagttctcgttttgcagaccggacaaagaTTATAGACGGTAGGAGTACCTAATTCCCCTTTAAAGTTATTTTACGTGCCTGCATACTGTATCTAACTTTAGACTAAAAACAATAATTCCCCTTTAAAATGGTCTAAAATAGGGCTAGCATTCCTCTTCGGCCAAAATGTGGAAAGAAGTGACAACAAATGCTATAAtgggaaggaagaaaaaaaaaatgccagtTCAGTACTTACGACTAAATGAGCAGCCCACGTGATAGATTTAAAATAAGTACATACGTTTTTTCCCCACCAAATTGTAACGTTGTGTAGAAAATTGTTACCAGTATTTCCCAAAATTATATTATGTGCACCAGATGTTGTCTTGTCCACTTTAATCTGAGTAAAGGGTTTAAGGGACCAATGATTTGGACTCGATGAGGCAGTTCAAGTATTAACCGTCTAATTGtataatcaatggttcaaatttgttcAAACACTATTCAATGAAAGAGttaatttttctatgaaaaagtTTCAACAAATCTCAATAATTCATTGCAGAAATAGACAGTCGATACATGGACGGTCTCGTCCAATCCAAACCTGCAGAACATTTCCAGAGTTTAAACAGAAGACACTCGTTCTGAAACTAATTCCATCAACCAATTATAAAATACCAAAGAGTTCGTTAAGTGAGATTATGTTAGCGAAGAaaggaattttattttgaagCTCCCACGTTTGGTTTCCATCACCAATGAAAAACTCTTCGGCCACAATAGATATGTCCAATGAATTGCAGAACAAGTCGAGGTATGTGCAAATTGACCCCGACAACCGCTtaggacaaaaaagaaagaaagaagctaCCACATTGCATATGTGGACAGATATATATCAGTGTACGTATACTCGTATAGTATATCGAAGTCTGCAGAGTTGTCTTTACTCCCGCGTTTGGCGCTGATTTTTGCAAACTGGTACCGCCAAGTATGTGCATAGAGCCATCGACCGTCTACGAAAGGAAAAGGTCTGACCCACAAAATTTTACTCCTGCTACTGCCCTCAGAAAATACAAAGGGGCATAGGATTTCATAGGGTCCGTGCCCAGTATAGGGTCTTGACCGTTTGTGCCTTTTTTTCCAACCCCGGTATgagaaaaaaaggggggaaagcaagaaaaaaacagaaaaggctAAAGTGCTACTCTCCTACTGCTGGCAACTACTAATAAAAACAGTGATTAATTATAACTAGTACTAGTTGTCATTATAAGGGTGCTGAACCACCACAATTAACTTAATAAGTAGcacccacatctctctctctctctctctctctctctccattcgtTGCTGAAGCAATGGATAATCAACGCAGTCCTCTTCTCACTTGGGCTTACTACTGCCAGGGGAAGGTAAAGACCCTTCTTTTTATGGATATAACTCACATATAGTAGTAGCTGCTATTGAGTCCTCAACTCTGCATTCGACCCCAATGGGATTTACTTCCTTTTTTGACTTAGAATTACCGAATGGGttccatttctttccaaaatCGAGACCTAATCTTTCgtgggttttgctcaaaacgaGCCAAGGCAATCTCTGTTCCTATGGTCATTTCTTACATTGTTTTCCTATTGGAAATACAAATTTGTTTCATTTCTTTGCACTTTGGGTCCTTTGGGAGCTAATTCTCGTGATGTTTTCAGAGCATGGATGAGCTGAGGCAATCTCTTCTGTTCACCACTCTGGAGCTGGAAACAACAAGGCTGAAAGCGGAGGAGGAAATCAAAATCCGAGATGCCCAATTCACCCATCTCAAAAACCTCCTCTCCGAAGCcatcagagagagagacgaagcgCAAGACAAGTGCCATAGGCTCCTCTTCGAAAAACTCTTCctccaacaacaacagcagcagcagcagcaaccaGCTCCGCTCTCCGGTGTATCGAGCATAGAAGACTTGGACGAACCCAGACGAGGCCTCGACTCCAACAACGGATTCTCCTCCTCCGATTGCGAAGAAAGCATCGTTTCATCGCCACCCCAattgccgccgccaccaccgcaGCCACCGTCAGTTGAAGAGCCTCCTATCCTTCCACTGGTGAGCGACAAACCCTTGCCGGAAAAAGGGAAGCTTTTGCAAGCGGTGATGAAAGCAGGGCCACTGCTTCAGACCCTGCTCCTGGCTGGTCCACTGCCGCAGTGGCGCCACCCTCCGCCGCCAATTGACTCCTACCAGATCCCCCCGCCGCCGGTGGCCATTCCGCCTCCGCCGCAACTCCTCCACCAAGACTCCTTACTCAGCATTGGTACTTCTTGCAACAACATGGACAATTCTGTTAGCGTTAATAATAGGAAGAGAGGTTTTTGTGTACAAGGGTCTGATTCTCCGACAGAGGCCAAGTACCAGAGACTTGTTCTGCAATGACGACTACCAAGTACCAGGGACTTGTTCTGCAATGACGACTACCACTATTGAAGGGTGATCTAGTAAATTTACATCGTTGGAGGGTAATTTCTTAGTATTTTTTGCAGTAGTTAAAGTCTAGTGAGCAAGATTTATTAACTGGGTTCAGATCCATTTTAGTTTTTAATGATTAGTTTGATCGAATTTTCGTGTGTGGTGAGTAGTTGTACAGAGGTTTATTTCAGAtttttcgtctcctttttttgCTTTCACATTCTAGTTTTGCCTCTGTGTGATGTGAAGGGGGGGCTTAATTTCTAAGACAACTGTGGGAACGCTATAGTCATGtcttagttatttttttttcaaaagtgaaaaaattgtattgatTAATGCCCAAACGGCACTTACAAAACtaagatcattacaaagaacttgaATAAAATCAAACTAATcgactaacaaatacaaaacaagtaaatcacaaggcaatcgatgtctttcatccTAATACAGGCATGGTCTGACGCAAcagcgacacttttaaactgcctaaTATCTAATTAAAAGTTTCAAatgagaaaaagtgcaaagttaagaacaaaagacaccaaatacacagacgatcagatgcactccaacCAAGTATGAACGTACCAATGAACTCTCAAGAATTACAAATCTGTTAGGTCATCATGAGTTGCTTCGCCAAAGACATCGTCGTGTGTAGTGTGtagtgtgtatatgtgtgtgaaTGTGGAAAAgaggaaattttatttggtGGTTCTGGAATACCGCCACATGGTGCCCGACGAATTCGAGGACCCTCTCAAATGACTTAAGGGATATGACCCCGTTTCGGAACgtaaaaaaagcccttattttttaatgaggcaatttcaagctaaaaaattataaatttattgaaatctaaaaatatgcaatatggatcttgtttgaaagatctcatcgagatcttttatacgatgctcttttatacgatgcaaacaaaattaaaaaaattatttttcatttacattatttttgagtttgaaaatgtaaaataatttgcttattttttaagaaggtttctggaacggagccatAGTGCAATACCCCTCCTGTTGAAAAGCACTTAAGGGATGTAGTGAAATATCCCCGCCTGTCGAAAAGTGTtatcaatggttcggatttggaaaaaaaaaacactttgcggggaaaaaaactactccccctgttccaaaataaatgtccggttagcaaaacaagaacttaaaaatgatgcaaaattttcaagcaaaattcaaacttttttcaacaatttactagatattcatgagtttttttaatttatcaaaaaagttataaattttttcttgtaaaaaatgttttatttttaagttctcgttttgtgaactgaaaatttattttggtacAGAGGTAGTATCTTTttcaaatctgaaccattgattattTAGCAGGACAACTGAGATATTACACTACGGAATCTCCGGATCCGGTGCCCAGCACCCCTTAACATACATAGAAATGGCGGAGCCCCAAGACTACTAATCTCTCAAAgggctgtgagagagagagagcgcgcgcgaGCAAATTACTAGAGTAGTTTTCTAAGACGATGGGTGATAGGTGTGGACTGTGGAGTGGTTAAAGAAGATTGGAAAGTAGGGTATGGCCAACAACCAGAAGGTATTGGATCCTGCTTGTCGGTTTGAGTGGATCCCACGAATCCGTATCAGGATCCGCTCCAATTGCGACGTCTAATTATTGATTAATTTGATCTATGATAGGTCGAACCCAGCAGCTCGCGAGCTTAGTTTGACTCGACTCGACTCGTTAACGCTTGGCTCGGCTTGTTCACTAAAAGAGCCTATCTCGATCTCGAGTTTTTGACTCGTTTAATAAACAAGCCTAGCTCCATTTGGCTCGTTCGACAAAAACTCAACAAGTTAAGGGAGGCTTGACTCAATTAAAGATACTCATTTAGTAAATAACTAAACTCGACTCGTCAAGTGTTTGACTTGTTAAGGCTCGAGGTGAGATCGACCTgaagtttttggctcgtttaataGACGAGCCGTGCTCGAGATCAATAAAGTTTAGCTCGTTTACAATCCTAAATTTACAGGAGTACTATCTCTCAAAGGATTTCCCGcgtttttttttcagaattaCGCATCTGCCCCCACTCATCATTTCTTTATTTGCAACTTTTCTTTCCGACCCGCAAAAACTAACAAAGATTGGTTGTCCGTAAATCGGATGAAGATTTTAAGCAAACACAAGTGGACCCGACCCGTGTTCATACAAATCAACTATATATGTGAAACCACAGTAGATATATGCTTGCTTTTGAGGCCATTAACACTAGTACGTACAGGGGATCTCAATTGGAAAAACCTTTATAAACTGATTTATATGCACAGATGCGAATACAGATGTGTCGCATAGACCTCAAAGAAATAACGATTTGTCCATATCAAAATACCATTATCTTTTCAAATTTCGTCGGTAGTTGAAAATTTAATCTGCAGCGACAGACCGAAATACGTGATGTCTTGAGGAGtttctcattttcatccaaaaataaataaaaggtgaCTTACTTCAAGTGTAACTAAGGCGGGGGAGTTTTGAGAAGTTAGTCAATTATCACTCCGCAGTATATATTCATTCTatcactttttttaatttttcggtAACGATCCTATCACTATTATCTCCATGAGATTACATATCCtataaaattatataatttTTCACTATTAGTAGAACGATAAGTTTGGTGCCATTTGAGAGGGAAAGGAATGGATTTGAGTAGGATTACAGTCAGTTATTTGTTTGTCGTATCCCCCTCGAGAAGTTCCATTTCCTTTTTCGAAAATGCCTGATGGGTCTGCTCATGATGGGTCTGCTCATCAAACGTACAAAGTGGAGCTGCCTGTTGTTTGCCAGACCCTCTTCTTACCATTCGGGTTTGGTTGACCCAGAAGTACtgtaagaaaaggaaaggaactACTGGAGAGTTGTCTCCGGTTCACATGCACTTGGGCAAAGACGACTGACTTTggaagtggaaccaaacaaatgGACGCATAAAGCATGAAGAAGTTACAAGAAATCTAATTGGTTAAAGAATCATGATTGCAATTAGTGTTAGAGAAATGACATTGACACTcgaaaaattgatgcagacactccaaaaaataaaggaaaatggctttgatgttatactgattttggagtgtcaacatcaatttttagagtgtcaatatcatttctctGTGTGTTATTGGCGCGGAAGGATTTTGGCCTTGCTTGCCACTTTTCTTTTACTTGGTTGGGTCATCCACTCTGTCTTTTGGTTTTGGGCGACTCTGAGTACAAGATTTATTGGGATCAAGGAACTCATCAAACAATCTATGGGATACTCAATTTTTGAGATGCTTACTAATGATATTTTTTGATCATATGCTTAACTCTATTGATGATGACagaaaaagggaaggaaaaaaagaaggggtTCTTTTTAAACATTATATACATTGACTATGCCAACAAGTAAGATTATATCGATAAAAGCATAAGAACACTTACATAACAAAGTTCATTACAAATATCTTGGACAAAGCCAatctaatcatttaatttaTGCATAACAAAGTTCATTACACATTGTTTATGCACGGATTTTTGTAAAACTTTCTTTCCTAATAATTGAGATTATGGTTACCTagttggaattgaaaattatgCAGGGCACTTCACCCTGCAGGgcaaatctggaccatccaTCTCGGCAGTCGATGGTTAAGATATGTTTGTTATCTTTTACCAAACAAAGTCAATTATTACTGATAAAAGATATCAAACATATTTGAACCTTTGATTATCGAGATGAACAATCCGGATCTGTCCTGCAGGGTATACTACATGGAGTGCCATGCAGAATCCCCGTATACGAGTTGGCTTCTTATGCGTCTCGCATTGATTGAAAtgatttgggtttttgtttAATCATACCTATGAAATCAAATCATGTTGAATTCAATTGGAAAAGAAATTCTTAACCGAACCCACACGAGAATTCGTAATCAAGCTGGCtaaagttccttcatgaaaacGTCCAACCATGTTTTACCTGCTTGCTTGGCCACAGGTGAACGTCAAACTCAGCCTCTCTGGTTCAAACTAGGGGTATACCCTTTTTCACGTGAAATGGTTTTGAGACTTGGAAACTAGACACACTGATGACTGACCCATCCTTTCAGCAAACCAGGCCACACGACTGGATGCCTGGATGTTTAGCCATTCATAGGATTCCAATGCCTGAATCACGTTCATTTGGA
The sequence above is a segment of the Rhododendron vialii isolate Sample 1 chromosome 13a, ASM3025357v1 genome. Coding sequences within it:
- the LOC131314966 gene encoding uncharacterized protein LOC131314966 isoform X2, with protein sequence MDNQRSPLLTWAYYCQGKSMDELRQSLLFTTLELETTRLKAEEEIKIRDAQFTHLKNLLSEAIRERDEAQDKCHRLLFEKLFLQQQQQQQQQPAPLSGVSSIEDLDEPRRGLDSNNGFSSSDCEESIVSSPPQLPPPPPQPPSVEEPPILPLVSDKPLPEKGKLLQAVMKAGPLLQTLLLAGPLPQWRHPPPPIDSYQIPPPPVAIPPPPQLLHQDSLLSIGTSCNNMDNSVSVNNRKRGFCVQGSDSPTEAKYQRLVLQ
- the LOC131314966 gene encoding uncharacterized protein LOC131314966 isoform X1, which encodes MGSISFQNRDLIFRGFCSKRAKSMDELRQSLLFTTLELETTRLKAEEEIKIRDAQFTHLKNLLSEAIRERDEAQDKCHRLLFEKLFLQQQQQQQQQPAPLSGVSSIEDLDEPRRGLDSNNGFSSSDCEESIVSSPPQLPPPPPQPPSVEEPPILPLVSDKPLPEKGKLLQAVMKAGPLLQTLLLAGPLPQWRHPPPPIDSYQIPPPPVAIPPPPQLLHQDSLLSIGTSCNNMDNSVSVNNRKRGFCVQGSDSPTEAKYQRLVLQ